One part of the Acinetobacter sp. XS-4 genome encodes these proteins:
- a CDS encoding C39 family peptidase, producing the protein MLEIVLGSALMYYFATEAFEIEKKPPGTVYYTETADSRNLSFHRNHIEPVKIKPAVEDQFRGIVRQAYDYSCGSAALTTLLNGYVGTSLTEQQTMSGLLQYGEYQRIIERRSFSLLDMKRFVTAIGLDSGGYRGEFSDLVKLGQPAIVPISYAGFKHFVVYKAYKDGRVYVADPALGNISFDENRFKEIWDNNTLFVISVPESQRKDLLALKDADMRHVEDATVNRYAFVDVQYPTFNYDRLANKASTMRRVLDNDNHSATYGLPIETYMRLYYKRK; encoded by the coding sequence ATGTTAGAGATAGTTTTAGGCTCAGCATTGATGTATTACTTTGCGACAGAAGCCTTCGAAATAGAAAAAAAGCCACCAGGAACTGTTTATTACACAGAGACTGCCGATTCACGTAATTTATCATTTCATCGAAATCACATTGAACCAGTCAAGATCAAACCTGCTGTAGAAGATCAATTTCGTGGAATTGTTCGGCAAGCATATGACTATAGCTGTGGTTCGGCTGCGCTTACCACTTTGTTAAATGGCTATGTCGGAACCAGTTTGACTGAGCAACAGACCATGAGCGGTTTGCTACAGTATGGTGAATATCAACGCATTATTGAGCGCCGAAGTTTCTCATTACTCGATATGAAACGCTTTGTCACAGCAATCGGTTTAGATAGTGGTGGTTATCGTGGTGAGTTCTCTGATTTAGTAAAACTTGGGCAACCTGCAATTGTTCCAATTTCTTATGCTGGTTTTAAACATTTTGTTGTGTATAAAGCTTATAAAGATGGGCGAGTCTATGTGGCTGATCCTGCATTAGGCAATATCAGCTTTGATGAAAATCGCTTTAAAGAAATTTGGGATAATAATACTTTATTTGTTATTTCAGTCCCCGAATCTCAGCGTAAAGATCTATTGGCTTTAAAAGATGCAGATATGCGTCATGTAGAGGATGCAACCGTCAACAGATATGCATTTGTTGACGTGCAATATCCGACATTTAATTATGATCGTTTAGCAAATAAAGCCTCAACCATGAGACGCGTATTAGATAACGATAATCACTCTGCAACCTACGGACTACCAATAGAAACCTATATGCGTCTTTATTACAAACGTAAATAG
- the filE gene encoding putative pilus assembly protein FilE, which yields MVKQYKRMFNPNFAILTLCVAIANVSVSYADGFYTIIGPDGRPMIVPSKRVDQKKQTSSKIEETQHQSPTTNTIVVPAQKVFKEDARNTESPKKVERQPQKKLNSAPTAPTAPTAPTAPTAPTAPTAPTAPTAPTAPTAPTAPTAPTAPTAPTAPTAPTAPTAPTAPTAPTAPTAPTAPTAPTAPTAPPKTQTAIVADKELKTSTEKTKSFEGEKVQPVSNNEWKKKLILVPPPIKNTSQAAPSAVSSQDKSKFTTIDNVEYVNNEYLEDQEFNLEGKKRFYLMPDGLGRTESIERKKGVSRSTLDQLFNRQAKDEESTVVLAPTYMRLSSQELEAAFEQDKCFIKGYNKQIKTLSINKEVSVWPRKPLKEKFEYEVVQLNPSVQHLKLMSFAASNEKPLYYWPLVIFLDNKGCILEGVSGFKSKAYPSTMLQHSSIQGVLKVPPSAHYMMMTPLSSAVDVAEKELTNQGQIQISVLR from the coding sequence ATGGTAAAACAGTATAAACGGATGTTTAACCCTAATTTCGCTATCTTGACCTTATGTGTTGCGATAGCGAATGTTTCTGTTTCTTATGCAGACGGATTTTATACGATTATAGGTCCCGATGGCCGTCCTATGATTGTGCCTAGTAAAAGAGTTGACCAGAAAAAACAAACCTCCTCTAAAATAGAAGAAACACAGCACCAAAGTCCAACAACTAATACGATAGTTGTTCCAGCTCAAAAAGTGTTTAAAGAGGACGCGCGCAATACAGAGTCACCAAAAAAAGTAGAACGACAACCACAAAAGAAATTAAATTCTGCACCGACTGCACCGACTGCACCGACTGCACCGACTGCACCGACTGCACCGACTGCACCGACTGCACCGACTGCACCGACTGCACCGACTGCACCGACTGCACCGACTGCACCGACTGCACCGACTGCACCGACTGCACCGACTGCACCGACTGCACCGACTGCACCGACTGCACCGACTGCACCGACTGCACCGACTGCACCGACTGCACCGACTGCACCGACTGCACCGACTGCACCGACTGCACCCCCAAAAACTCAAACTGCTATTGTTGCTGATAAAGAATTAAAAACATCTACGGAGAAAACTAAATCTTTCGAAGGTGAAAAGGTTCAACCAGTCTCTAATAATGAGTGGAAGAAAAAGCTTATTTTAGTTCCGCCACCAATAAAAAACACATCACAAGCAGCTCCATCAGCCGTCTCTTCACAGGATAAGTCTAAATTTACAACGATTGATAATGTTGAATATGTAAATAATGAGTATCTTGAAGATCAGGAATTTAATCTTGAAGGTAAAAAGCGTTTTTATCTTATGCCTGATGGCTTGGGACGAACTGAATCAATAGAGCGTAAGAAAGGTGTGAGTCGATCAACTTTAGATCAGCTTTTTAATCGGCAGGCTAAAGATGAAGAGTCTACTGTGGTATTGGCTCCAACATATATGCGTTTATCTTCGCAAGAGTTAGAAGCAGCTTTTGAACAAGATAAATGTTTTATTAAAGGTTATAACAAACAGATTAAGACACTTAGTATAAATAAAGAAGTAAGTGTATGGCCTCGTAAGCCGTTGAAAGAAAAATTTGAATATGAGGTTGTACAGTTAAACCCTTCTGTTCAGCATTTAAAACTTATGTCATTTGCTGCTAGTAATGAGAAGCCTCTTTATTACTGGCCTTTAGTCATCTTTTTAGATAATAAGGGTTGCATTTTAGAAGGAGTTAGTGGGTTTAAGAGTAAAGCTTATCCTTCAACGATGTTACAACATTCATCAATTCAAGGTGTTTTAAAAGTACCACCTTCGGCACATTACATGATGATGACACCTTTATCTTCTGCAGTGGATGTTGCAGAAAAAGAGTTAACAAATCAGGGACAAATTCAAATTTCCGTATTACGTTAA
- a CDS encoding protein FilF, which produces MNKKVLWPFALTTLAIMLNGCGGGSSNISEDPNSGTNNGNLSSGSCTPTTSDTGAEDTTCLQFALDYPIAGINFDCSSATNFHYATKLSGNAVIGSCKVGDTARFYIQSKDNKKVFLGNVNLDTIGKFTAVNGRTKVINPIYLRVLDLASGITGKTPATLDKNDETIKVAIALIKIFQSIGVENDDNLIGDIQPTQLTDTKKDQLTKISQSITATELKNGAYASILKPWLDVGQISDDEAYKLVVQTTNLSNAGIFESFNLFTSSSPIFQNYQVFYGCNRATQEECFNNTINLRHSADEFYLLSDRQGYTLGYGLQWKGNAIVINNQVQNPYLLTSKVKPARLNANAQNAWLNPISREIQPTTPLRFSTSDNPNEDLQIYQGKFFNDYGVAGTEPFYKYLTKLSTGNPQHYGLWRQNVDGDSYNGILSIVKSSPISYLERRVFKTSGNVKVGDNYIFPLYATLTFNFSDKTIQPVNLGIVIDENGDIRTDIKPNSTTNDMSGQCATVSENSLVDSNGVQQYRIGTTAATVDDPSNSQQSVYVRMILSNPKFENIDGAMVGVTFVGVSPGPAKLNLFNLLANKVDSTSIDFDTNTAWFNQHAAAQESYNTLKDVPAPTAADKALAQRKFGTVTIKLADQSIPACKAIKTKS; this is translated from the coding sequence ATGAATAAAAAAGTTTTATGGCCTTTTGCACTAACCACATTAGCGATTATGCTAAATGGTTGTGGTGGTGGTAGTTCTAATATTAGTGAAGATCCGAATTCTGGTACTAATAACGGAAATTTATCTTCAGGTAGTTGTACGCCAACAACGAGCGACACTGGTGCAGAAGATACAACTTGTTTGCAATTCGCTTTAGATTATCCGATAGCTGGTATTAATTTTGATTGTAGTTCGGCAACTAATTTTCATTATGCGACTAAACTTTCAGGAAATGCGGTAATTGGGTCGTGCAAAGTAGGAGATACAGCACGTTTTTATATTCAAAGTAAAGATAATAAAAAGGTTTTCTTAGGAAACGTTAATCTGGATACGATTGGGAAGTTTACTGCCGTGAATGGTAGGACTAAAGTGATCAATCCGATATATCTAAGAGTGCTGGATTTAGCAAGTGGTATTACAGGTAAAACTCCAGCAACATTAGATAAAAATGATGAAACAATTAAAGTAGCGATTGCTTTAATAAAAATCTTTCAAAGTATTGGTGTGGAAAATGATGATAACCTGATTGGGGATATACAACCCACCCAACTTACAGATACAAAGAAAGATCAGCTTACTAAAATTTCTCAGAGCATAACAGCTACAGAATTAAAAAATGGTGCGTATGCAAGTATTTTAAAACCTTGGTTAGATGTAGGACAAATCTCTGATGATGAAGCTTATAAGTTAGTTGTACAAACGACTAACTTAAGTAATGCTGGCATTTTTGAGTCATTCAATTTATTTACTAGTTCAAGTCCCATATTTCAAAACTATCAAGTTTTTTATGGGTGTAATAGAGCTACACAGGAAGAATGTTTTAATAACACAATTAACTTAAGACATTCAGCAGATGAGTTTTATTTATTATCAGACCGACAAGGTTATACATTAGGATATGGTTTGCAGTGGAAGGGTAATGCTATTGTAATAAACAATCAAGTACAAAACCCTTATTTGTTAACCTCAAAAGTTAAACCAGCTAGATTAAATGCAAATGCACAGAATGCCTGGTTAAATCCTATTAGCCGTGAGATTCAGCCAACTACTCCGCTTCGTTTTAGCACCTCTGATAATCCGAATGAAGATTTACAGATTTATCAAGGTAAATTCTTTAATGATTATGGAGTGGCAGGGACAGAACCATTCTATAAATACTTAACAAAACTCAGTACAGGTAATCCGCAACATTATGGCCTCTGGCGTCAAAATGTTGATGGTGATAGCTACAATGGGATATTGAGTATTGTTAAAAGCAGTCCTATTAGTTATCTAGAGAGAAGGGTTTTTAAAACTTCTGGTAACGTAAAGGTGGGAGACAATTATATTTTTCCTCTTTACGCGACTCTGACATTTAATTTTTCAGATAAGACGATTCAACCTGTAAATTTAGGTATTGTTATTGATGAAAATGGGGATATTCGTACTGATATCAAACCTAATTCAACAACAAATGATATGTCAGGCCAATGTGCGACTGTGTCTGAAAATAGTTTAGTGGATAGTAATGGCGTACAACAATATCGAATTGGTACTACAGCGGCGACAGTTGATGATCCTTCAAATAGCCAACAGTCTGTTTACGTTCGTATGATTTTATCTAATCCAAAATTTGAGAATATTGATGGTGCAATGGTTGGGGTAACTTTTGTAGGCGTTTCTCCGGGGCCTGCGAAATTGAATCTATTTAATTTATTGGCAAATAAGGTAGATAGTACGAGCATTGATTTCGATACTAATACTGCTTGGTTTAATCAACATGCGGCAGCTCAAGAAAGCTATAATACGCTTAAGGATGTGCCTGCTCCAACCGCTGCGGATAAAGCTTTGGCTCAACGTAAATTTGGTACAGTAACAATCAAACTAGCGGATCAATCTATTCCAGCTTGTAAAGCAATTAAAACTAAGTCTTAA
- the hisC gene encoding histidinol-phosphate transaminase: MTLSTAQMRFWSPEVRELEPYVPGEQPKIQNLLKLNTNENPYPPSPKVVEAVQAVLTQQADALRLYPDPDATTLKQAIAKQQDIDVSQVFVGNGSDEVLAHIFKAFFLQDEPILYPDITYSFYPVYSQFFGTKTKEIPLNDNFEIEAKDYIQPNGGIVITNPNAPTSVAMGLPDIEQILKANPDRVVVIDEAYVDFGAESAVGLVNRYENLVVCQTTSKSRSLAGLRVGFAIAQSHLIAALEAVKNSFNSYPIDRFAIAAAVASFEDQAYFEEQLQRVISSREKLVDDLTALGFKVLPSKANFIFASHSVHDAGKLAQQLREQGIIVRYFNKPRINQFLRITVGTDEQNMRLVQTLKQDIL, encoded by the coding sequence ATGACTTTATCTACAGCACAAATGCGCTTTTGGAGTCCAGAAGTTCGTGAATTAGAGCCTTATGTTCCGGGTGAGCAGCCTAAAATTCAGAATTTATTGAAACTTAATACGAATGAAAATCCATATCCGCCATCACCAAAAGTAGTCGAAGCAGTTCAAGCTGTTTTAACTCAGCAAGCTGATGCATTGCGTTTATATCCAGATCCAGATGCAACAACTTTAAAGCAAGCAATTGCTAAACAACAGGATATTGATGTATCTCAAGTTTTTGTTGGCAATGGTTCAGATGAAGTACTTGCTCATATTTTTAAAGCATTTTTTCTTCAAGACGAACCGATTCTTTATCCAGATATTACTTATAGTTTTTATCCTGTTTATAGTCAGTTCTTTGGAACAAAAACTAAAGAAATTCCACTCAATGATAATTTCGAGATAGAAGCTAAGGACTATATACAACCAAATGGCGGGATTGTTATTACAAATCCTAATGCACCAACCAGTGTTGCAATGGGTTTGCCAGATATCGAGCAAATCTTAAAAGCAAATCCAGATCGGGTGGTGGTGATCGATGAAGCTTATGTTGATTTTGGTGCAGAATCCGCAGTTGGTCTTGTAAATCGCTATGAGAATCTTGTTGTTTGTCAAACAACCTCGAAATCTCGTTCATTAGCTGGTTTGCGCGTTGGTTTTGCAATCGCTCAGTCACATTTAATCGCAGCGCTTGAAGCTGTCAAAAATAGTTTTAACTCATATCCTATTGACCGTTTTGCAATTGCAGCCGCGGTAGCTTCTTTTGAAGATCAGGCTTATTTTGAAGAACAACTTCAGAGAGTTATTTCCAGTCGTGAAAAGCTAGTAGATGACTTAACTGCTTTGGGCTTTAAAGTTTTGCCATCTAAGGCGAACTTTATTTTTGCTTCACACTCAGTCCATGATGCAGGCAAACTCGCACAGCAATTGCGTGAACAAGGTATTATTGTGCGTTATTTCAATAAGCCTCGTATTAATCAATTTTTGCGTATTACAGTGGGTACTGATGAGCAGAATATGCGTTTAGTGCAAACGTTAAAACAAGATATTCTTTAA
- a CDS encoding anthranilate synthase component I family protein: MSQLKKKISLHGKNTAEILKILQGLTGLIYLNDNNNPIIGFLPQQYIIIQNKNNLIFHRQNFNEYTNISKSNQLLDFIKLKENNFNENKNIKAATSFNGGYIGFISYDFAAHQFINTQTHRQPSLFLGQYRSFLKYIDNDWYFFSDEADALDLFKYIEKKLETFISDKSKNIFELKTAIQPRWSKEQYFEAFNKIQEYIKAGDCYQINLTQEFKADFKGSLLNKAEDLWSLTNAPYAGYLKLDQFELLSCSPELFIEFNQNKQIKTRPIKGTMPRYENIEKDFISKQTLKNSQKDQAENVMIVDLLRNDLSIYANTGSVKTTQLFEIESFNQVHHMVSEIVATLKDDINPMQMLLSALPGGSITGAPKIRAMQIIEELEEEARGAYCGTLGYFNFDGTGRWNILIRSFQQYQNQLSLWAGGGITIASNAEAEYQESLDKISAMLNLMNSTAD; encoded by the coding sequence ATGTCTCAGTTAAAGAAAAAAATCTCACTACATGGTAAAAATACTGCCGAGATTTTAAAAATTTTACAAGGGTTAACTGGGCTCATTTATTTAAATGACAATAACAATCCCATTATTGGTTTCCTACCTCAACAATACATTATTATTCAAAATAAAAATAACTTAATATTTCATCGTCAAAATTTTAATGAATATACAAATATATCAAAATCGAATCAATTACTAGATTTTATTAAACTTAAAGAAAATAATTTTAATGAAAATAAAAATATTAAAGCGGCTACAAGTTTTAACGGCGGCTACATAGGGTTTATTAGTTATGATTTTGCAGCACATCAATTTATTAATACCCAAACTCATAGACAACCATCTTTATTCTTAGGCCAATATCGTTCTTTTTTAAAATATATAGATAATGATTGGTATTTTTTTAGTGATGAAGCAGATGCACTCGACCTATTCAAATATATTGAAAAAAAATTAGAGACTTTTATTTCTGACAAATCTAAAAATATATTTGAATTAAAAACTGCGATTCAACCAAGATGGTCTAAAGAACAATATTTCGAGGCCTTTAATAAAATACAAGAATACATTAAAGCTGGAGATTGTTATCAAATCAATTTAACCCAAGAATTTAAAGCTGATTTCAAAGGTTCCTTATTAAATAAAGCTGAAGATTTATGGAGTCTTACTAATGCGCCATATGCAGGTTATTTAAAATTAGATCAATTTGAGTTATTAAGTTGTTCTCCTGAGCTTTTCATCGAATTCAATCAAAATAAACAAATTAAGACCCGACCTATTAAGGGAACCATGCCTCGATATGAAAATATCGAAAAAGATTTTATTTCAAAACAAACCTTAAAAAACTCGCAAAAAGATCAGGCAGAGAATGTCATGATTGTTGATTTATTACGTAATGATTTGAGCATTTATGCCAATACAGGATCCGTAAAAACAACGCAATTATTCGAGATTGAAAGTTTTAATCAAGTTCATCATATGGTCAGTGAGATTGTTGCCACGCTTAAAGATGATATTAATCCAATGCAAATGTTGCTCTCTGCTTTACCGGGGGGATCAATTACAGGAGCCCCAAAGATTCGGGCGATGCAAATTATTGAAGAATTAGAAGAAGAAGCAAGAGGTGCTTATTGCGGGACATTAGGTTACTTCAATTTTGATGGAACAGGTCGCTGGAATATTCTTATCCGCAGCTTTCAACAATATCAAAATCAGCTCTCTTTGTGGGCAGGCGGTGGTATTACGATTGCCTCAAATGCAGAAGCAGAATATCAAGAAAGCCTTGATAAAATTTCTGCCATGCTGAACTTGATGAACAGCACAGCAGACTAA
- the hisD gene encoding histidinol dehydrogenase yields MRRLSTQDQNFKQVFAELLAFETVNDLNLVQTVDQIIADVRQHGDDHVLKLTQQFDRHPAHQFSDLELSQEQLKTAFDNLSPEIRDALELAAKRIRTFHEAQKQDSWTYIDDLGNTLGQKVTPLDRVGIYVPGGLASYPSSVLMNAVPAHVAGVPEIIMVVPAPNGELNPLVLAAAYLAGVSRVFTIGGAQAVAALAYGTQTIPPVDKITGPGNRFVAAAKRAVFGQVGIDMIAGPSEILVYAEGENNADWLAMDVLSQAEHDTVAQAIFITPDEALLNAVELAIEKHLNELPKADIARTSIENRGALVLVKDRAEAIELINQVAPEHLELCLDDAETMSEDIRHAGAIFMGRYTPEAIGDYCAGPNHVLPTSGTARFSSPLGVYDFQKRSSLIMCSKDGVKTLAKTADILAVQENLDAHARSARYRYQ; encoded by the coding sequence ATGCGACGTTTATCGACTCAAGATCAAAACTTCAAACAGGTTTTTGCTGAGCTATTAGCATTTGAAACCGTGAATGATCTTAATTTAGTGCAAACAGTAGATCAAATTATTGCTGATGTTCGTCAGCATGGTGATGATCATGTTTTAAAACTTACTCAACAGTTCGATCGACATCCTGCGCATCAATTTTCAGATTTAGAATTATCTCAAGAACAACTTAAAACTGCTTTTGATAATTTAAGCCCAGAAATTCGTGATGCTCTAGAGTTGGCAGCAAAGCGTATTCGTACATTTCATGAAGCTCAGAAACAAGATAGCTGGACTTATATAGATGATTTGGGCAATACATTAGGGCAAAAAGTTACGCCTTTAGACCGTGTTGGTATTTATGTGCCAGGTGGGTTAGCCTCTTATCCATCTTCAGTTTTAATGAACGCTGTACCTGCTCATGTTGCTGGTGTACCTGAAATTATTATGGTTGTTCCAGCACCGAATGGTGAATTAAATCCATTGGTTCTTGCCGCAGCTTATCTTGCGGGAGTTAGTCGAGTATTTACCATTGGTGGGGCACAGGCTGTAGCAGCTTTGGCTTATGGTACTCAGACAATTCCACCTGTAGATAAAATTACTGGTCCAGGGAATCGTTTTGTAGCAGCTGCTAAACGTGCTGTATTTGGTCAAGTCGGCATCGATATGATTGCTGGACCTTCTGAAATTTTAGTATATGCAGAAGGTGAGAATAATGCAGATTGGTTGGCTATGGATGTTTTATCACAAGCTGAACATGACACAGTTGCTCAAGCTATTTTTATAACTCCAGATGAAGCTTTGCTTAATGCTGTAGAGTTGGCAATTGAAAAACATTTAAATGAATTGCCAAAGGCAGATATCGCTCGGACTTCAATTGAAAACCGTGGTGCTTTGGTATTAGTCAAAGACCGTGCAGAAGCAATTGAGTTGATTAATCAGGTTGCACCAGAGCATTTGGAGCTGTGCCTAGATGATGCTGAAACCATGAGCGAAGATATTCGTCATGCTGGAGCAATTTTCATGGGACGTTATACACCCGAAGCAATCGGTGACTATTGTGCTGGTCCAAACCATGTATTACCGACATCTGGAACTGCTCGTTTTTCTTCTCCATTAGGCGTTTATGATTTCCAAAAACGTTCGAGTCTGATTATGTGCTCGAAAGATGGGGTTAAAACGTTAGCTAAAACAGCTGATATATTAGCTGTCCAAGAGAACTTAGATGCCCATGCACGCTCAGCTCGCTATCGTTATCAATAA
- a CDS encoding DUF6160 family protein, translating into MKMFTKLALVSSLAISANAMAMQSMDDAALSAATGQDGINIGIALGSGGVSIDKLYLHDNDGLASSTGITGASGTAGAIAISGVTLTQTGTGNLLDLAIDTNGASGSNGAFLNVAATVGAVDIHVGSIGVGTSGTLNQTTAVRGITETAPTEIISGLDLSLGQISANVQLGATPQGAMIKVNSSLQGGLTLSNFGINDAAGGGKIVLDKVMVRGAGNTTGDLDVNANISVVPTGLKIQNNSTQGMNVYAQGIHLGAAANASIGDLEIQGLNVGTSTITISGH; encoded by the coding sequence ATGAAAATGTTCACTAAACTTGCTTTAGTTTCTTCTTTAGCTATCAGTGCAAATGCAATGGCAATGCAGTCAATGGACGATGCTGCACTAAGCGCTGCTACAGGTCAAGATGGTATTAATATCGGTATCGCTTTAGGTTCTGGCGGTGTGTCAATCGATAAATTATATCTACACGATAATGATGGTTTGGCATCATCAACAGGTATTACTGGTGCATCAGGTACTGCTGGTGCAATCGCAATTAGTGGTGTTACCCTTACTCAAACTGGTACAGGTAATCTTTTAGATTTAGCAATTGATACGAATGGTGCTTCGGGCTCAAACGGTGCTTTCTTAAACGTTGCGGCGACAGTAGGTGCTGTTGATATCCATGTAGGTTCAATTGGTGTAGGTACTTCTGGCACTTTAAACCAGACAACTGCTGTACGTGGTATTACAGAAACAGCTCCAACTGAAATTATCTCTGGTTTAGATTTATCTTTAGGTCAGATTTCAGCGAATGTTCAGTTAGGTGCTACTCCACAAGGCGCAATGATCAAAGTAAATTCAAGTTTACAAGGTGGTTTAACACTATCTAACTTTGGTATTAATGATGCTGCTGGCGGCGGTAAAATTGTCCTAGATAAAGTAATGGTACGTGGTGCTGGTAATACTACTGGTGATTTAGACGTGAATGCGAATATTTCAGTTGTACCGACTGGCTTAAAAATCCAAAATAATAGTACTCAAGGTATGAATGTGTATGCACAGGGGATTCACCTAGGTGCTGCTGCTAATGCTTCAATTGGTGATTTAGAAATTCAAGGTTTAAATGTAGGTACTTCTACAATTACAATTTCTGGTCACTAA
- a CDS encoding outer membrane protein transport protein codes for MKYPKLCPLTAAIVISGFSSFANAQLGQNLAVDIRSLSMGNAVTADPPGISAVHFNPAALAKIDGLQTDVQGILANFDIQREFSAPPGYNIFGYSDDPLVCNDGPEISANICTDFKDSVHGDVEYASLYVPILKKMVDLGAGYPLVAPTAGIAYKPPGSKVTFATAMYAPLVAGFGAENGNPGNYMGQQVAVERITYLSPSFGYQVNDHLSIGASIGMSYNAIALNTDLRFPNEMIGVLRMVDDVVCAPFKDNNDMITDLLLLGICNTKEGMNPFNKMGALQVSMEQSLSPSYNLGLLWEPTDDFGFGMVYQSAAKMRLKGKYMINNAKAPQQLVQGLNSSATGQILAAILGLPGYVPDTESGLVAMDLEYPAHFQAGIKYKIFPDLQLNFDVGWTDYSAWDKFKFEFDRQITLLKIAKLLSNDVTDNSLALPLKFTSPWSWGIGLEYSATDRLKLRAGYEPRASSIPNDKRNTMVPINNAQLFGLGVGYRFDADTDLDLSVGFLRSRDNIPACSSTLSNKCGVDNILLNPYSGLDVKTNTKVTVLGLSYRTKW; via the coding sequence GTGAAATATCCTAAATTATGTCCTCTAACGGCGGCAATTGTTATCTCCGGTTTTTCTAGCTTTGCCAATGCTCAATTAGGACAAAACTTAGCTGTTGATATTCGTTCACTATCGATGGGGAATGCTGTAACGGCAGATCCTCCAGGGATCAGTGCAGTTCATTTTAACCCAGCAGCACTAGCGAAAATTGACGGGCTACAAACAGATGTACAAGGTATTCTTGCAAACTTTGATATCCAGCGTGAGTTCTCAGCTCCTCCTGGTTACAACATTTTTGGTTATTCAGACGATCCTTTAGTTTGTAATGATGGACCAGAAATTTCTGCCAACATTTGTACAGATTTTAAAGATTCTGTACATGGTGATGTTGAGTATGCAAGTTTATATGTACCAATTCTTAAAAAAATGGTTGATTTGGGAGCTGGCTACCCACTTGTTGCTCCTACAGCAGGTATAGCTTATAAACCACCAGGCTCAAAAGTAACCTTTGCAACGGCAATGTATGCGCCTTTAGTCGCAGGTTTTGGGGCAGAAAATGGTAATCCTGGTAACTATATGGGACAACAGGTTGCTGTAGAGCGTATTACCTATCTATCCCCATCTTTTGGTTATCAAGTAAATGATCATTTATCAATTGGTGCTTCGATTGGTATGTCGTATAACGCGATTGCTTTAAATACCGATTTACGTTTTCCTAATGAAATGATTGGTGTGCTGCGTATGGTTGATGATGTGGTGTGCGCACCCTTCAAAGACAATAACGATATGATTACCGATCTGCTGTTATTGGGAATTTGTAATACAAAAGAAGGAATGAATCCATTTAATAAAATGGGAGCCTTACAAGTTTCCATGGAGCAGTCTTTAAGCCCTAGTTATAACTTGGGATTGCTTTGGGAGCCGACAGATGATTTTGGCTTTGGTATGGTATATCAAAGTGCTGCCAAGATGCGTCTCAAAGGCAAATACATGATTAATAATGCCAAAGCTCCTCAACAGTTGGTTCAGGGATTAAACTCATCGGCAACTGGGCAAATTTTAGCTGCGATTCTTGGACTACCAGGATATGTTCCTGATACTGAGTCAGGTTTAGTCGCGATGGATTTAGAGTATCCTGCACATTTTCAGGCAGGTATTAAATACAAAATATTTCCAGATTTACAATTAAACTTTGATGTTGGATGGACTGATTATTCTGCTTGGGATAAGTTTAAATTTGAATTTGATAGACAGATTACATTATTAAAGATTGCCAAACTTCTATCGAATGATGTGACTGATAACTCTTTAGCATTGCCATTAAAGTTTACTTCACCTTGGAGTTGGGGTATCGGTTTAGAGTATTCAGCAACTGATCGTTTGAAGTTACGAGCAGGTTATGAGCCGCGTGCTAGTTCTATTCCTAATGATAAGCGTAATACCATGGTTCCGATCAATAATGCGCAATTATTCGGTTTAGGGGTAGGTTATCGTTTTGATGCTGATACAGATTTAGATCTTTCTGTCGGCTTCTTACGTAGTCGTGACAATATTCCAGCTTGTAGTAGTACTCTATCGAATAAGTGTGGTGTCGATAATATTTTATTAAACCCTTATTCAGGTTTAGATGTAAAAACGAACACAAAAGTCACAGTACTTGGTTTGAGTTATAGAACAAAATGGTAA